In Hallerella succinigenes, the following are encoded in one genomic region:
- a CDS encoding ABC transporter substrate-binding protein → MKKNLLRLFFALVLAGILYLFFAQLKLPEAVVPTLAEDCAEVPEMTLSHAKNFGVNRCGEFRILWVKNGTADSLRWLLRDSLSPKNVPQNLAELPVVEIPAKRIAILSSTYLGYLTALGVENRVGVIDVKKYIANPEFYARVDSLKIVEAGEGMAMSAEAIYESRSDVIFAFSMGESIHDAFPKLARLKMSVVLTSEWTENSPLSKAEWLKFFGLIVGKETLAESLFNDKVKRYEDLRAKLDSLLQNEKRPVVMTGTPSSGTWYASPGKSFMANLIHDAGGEYLWHEDSSVASFSLPFEKAFADAQKAEMWLNPGAAKNMQEIYARDSRVERLPVWKSREIYEYDLRKGPEGGIDFYESAVVKPDSLLLDVAKMLHPAYFKSIPSKWYRKLSNI, encoded by the coding sequence ATGAAGAAAAATTTGCTCCGCCTGTTTTTCGCCCTAGTCCTCGCAGGAATCCTCTATTTATTCTTTGCCCAGTTAAAGCTTCCCGAGGCGGTCGTTCCTACACTTGCGGAGGATTGTGCCGAAGTTCCGGAAATGACGCTTTCCCACGCTAAAAATTTTGGCGTGAACCGTTGCGGAGAATTCCGCATTTTGTGGGTCAAGAACGGGACTGCGGATTCGCTCCGTTGGCTGCTCAGGGATTCCCTTTCTCCGAAGAACGTACCGCAGAATTTGGCAGAGCTTCCGGTGGTCGAAATCCCGGCGAAGCGCATTGCTATTCTCTCTTCGACGTATCTCGGATATTTGACGGCACTGGGCGTGGAAAATCGCGTGGGCGTGATCGATGTGAAGAAGTACATCGCGAACCCGGAATTCTATGCCCGCGTGGATTCTCTGAAAATTGTCGAAGCCGGCGAAGGCATGGCGATGTCGGCGGAAGCGATTTATGAATCCCGTTCCGATGTAATCTTTGCCTTTTCGATGGGGGAGTCGATTCACGATGCGTTCCCGAAGCTCGCTCGGCTGAAAATGTCCGTGGTGCTGACTTCGGAATGGACGGAAAACAGTCCGCTTTCCAAGGCGGAATGGCTCAAGTTTTTTGGCCTGATTGTGGGGAAGGAGACGCTTGCGGAGTCTCTCTTTAACGACAAGGTCAAGCGTTACGAAGACTTGCGGGCAAAGCTGGATTCGCTTTTGCAAAATGAAAAACGTCCGGTGGTGATGACGGGAACGCCTTCCTCGGGAACTTGGTACGCTTCTCCGGGTAAAAGCTTTATGGCGAACTTGATCCACGATGCGGGTGGCGAATATCTGTGGCACGAGGATTCCTCGGTCGCATCTTTTTCGCTTCCGTTTGAAAAGGCTTTTGCTGATGCGCAGAAAGCGGAGATGTGGTTGAATCCGGGAGCGGCAAAGAACATGCAAGAGATTTATGCGCGGGATTCTCGTGTGGAACGTTTGCCGGTATGGAAATCGAGGGAAATTTACGAGTACGATTTGCGAAAAGGACCGGAAGGCGGGATTGATTTTTACGAAAGTGCCGTCGTAAAACCGGATTCTCTATTGTTAGACGTGGCGAAAATGCTTCATCCGGCATATTTTAAAAGTATCCCGTCCAAATGGTATCGTAAACTTTCTAATATTTAG
- a CDS encoding lamin tail domain-containing protein — protein MKKILPLAVSAAMLSTFSMTACSESSSGKTRTVSIPAMAVTELMYHPADGYPEFVELTLSGTSLSSMSNVNLRLDGAVEFTFPDEALDKGEIIVVTEDSALFREKYPDYKGRLFQWDAGFKLSNSGDVLEVKLDGKGDFDARYDNNPPWPSLADGNGSSLVYMGENPAYAESWAASKIVNGNPGSTEDPYYATSSVRINEIMPYHSDETGSWIEFYNAGTSKTDISGWKVVRADAKDSVRYIPSGTTIAGGAYLSLHTLLTEDGNESSVSFVARGEAVYLREVQDGEVTGVESGMEYSAVPTGLSAGVIELSDGSTQQGTLQKPTEGARNSEIDLGPIYISEVFYNPLDGDVEFLEIVNKGDSTVTLRPMLNLSYKGWKIGGVGFEFGENHTLEPGEVAVLIPSSYTDTDGYTSVSITVDEFRKKWEGVLADSVQVFQYTGKLSNRGEKVSVEEPSEVAKDLKDSTIVYYHVSDALLYSDGGLWPEEADGKGYSLNRIDYTISGYEPSNWEAKEPTPGVL, from the coding sequence ATGAAAAAAATATTACCCTTGGCGGTTTCCGCCGCCATGCTCTCTACGTTTTCCATGACAGCCTGCTCCGAAAGCAGCAGTGGAAAAACGCGTACCGTTTCGATCCCGGCGATGGCCGTGACGGAACTCATGTATCATCCGGCGGACGGCTATCCGGAATTTGTGGAACTCACCCTTTCGGGAACATCCCTTTCCAGCATGTCCAACGTGAATTTGCGTTTGGACGGCGCTGTGGAATTTACGTTCCCCGATGAAGCACTCGACAAGGGTGAAATCATCGTGGTGACGGAAGACTCGGCGCTTTTCCGTGAAAAGTATCCGGATTACAAGGGGCGCCTGTTCCAGTGGGACGCCGGCTTTAAGCTTTCGAACTCGGGCGACGTGTTGGAAGTGAAGCTCGACGGTAAAGGCGACTTTGACGCCCGTTACGACAACAATCCTCCTTGGCCAAGTCTTGCCGATGGCAATGGGAGCTCTCTCGTTTACATGGGAGAAAATCCTGCCTATGCGGAATCCTGGGCGGCGAGCAAGATCGTGAACGGAAATCCGGGTTCGACCGAAGATCCTTATTATGCAACTTCCTCGGTGCGCATCAACGAAATCATGCCGTACCACAGCGACGAAACCGGCTCCTGGATTGAATTTTACAATGCGGGAACTTCGAAAACGGACATCAGCGGATGGAAGGTTGTCCGTGCTGACGCAAAAGACAGCGTCCGTTACATTCCGAGCGGAACGACGATTGCGGGTGGCGCTTACCTTTCTTTGCACACGCTCCTTACGGAAGACGGTAACGAGTCAAGCGTTTCTTTTGTCGCCCGCGGTGAAGCGGTTTACCTGCGTGAAGTGCAGGATGGTGAAGTGACCGGTGTGGAATCGGGCATGGAATATTCCGCCGTCCCGACGGGGCTTTCTGCCGGCGTAATCGAACTTTCCGACGGGTCGACCCAGCAGGGAACTTTGCAGAAACCGACTGAAGGCGCTAGGAATTCCGAAATCGATCTCGGACCGATTTACATCAGCGAAGTCTTCTACAATCCGCTCGACGGCGACGTGGAATTCCTTGAAATCGTGAACAAGGGTGATTCGACGGTAACGCTCCGCCCTATGCTCAACTTGAGCTACAAAGGCTGGAAAATCGGCGGTGTCGGCTTTGAATTTGGAGAGAACCATACGCTCGAACCAGGTGAAGTCGCAGTCCTTATCCCGTCTTCTTATACGGATACGGACGGTTACACGTCGGTGAGCATTACTGTAGACGAATTCCGCAAAAAGTGGGAAGGCGTGCTTGCCGATTCCGTTCAGGTTTTCCAGTATACGGGTAAGCTTTCGAACCGCGGCGAAAAGGTCTCGGTCGAAGAACCTTCCGAAGTGGCAAAGGACCTGAAGGATTCGACGATTGTCTACTACCACGTCTCCGATGCGCTCCTCTACTCCGACGGCGGCCTTTGGCCGGAAGAAGCGGACGGTAAAGGTTACAGCTTGAATCGTATCGATTACACGATCTCGGGTTATGAACCTTCGAACTGGGAAGCGAAGGAGCCGACTCCGGGCGTTTTGTAA
- a CDS encoding HlyD family secretion protein translates to MGFSKKLDELADLNSSRFHAIESHKMLIAWIFAVASIIALGYFFHGQKIVFSGIAEAAETTVSMPEAVEVVKIHVIPGQEVQAGDTLVELSRPDLAVRMNELTRELDALEGRTNLNSADIDQKVASIQSDLNIKRNTILLEIDKLSQQYEQNKAISSKLKSISTSIKTDSSNGILLSIRNLKQELKIAESNAASQIRLLRGSKGLAKSSNKTEAEALRREMDILKQQQQELTIIAKEGWVVATVEARDGEKISSYNPIITLTHKAVTLVRGYINEKVYTRIQVGDAIEVISGSGERMDGEVLGMSSRIVPYPIRLLKMVDMPLYGREVMIRVPDKNGLLLGEKVTIAEKSKMPKILENSAIQGGQE, encoded by the coding sequence ATGGGTTTCTCTAAAAAATTAGACGAATTGGCAGATCTGAACTCTTCGCGTTTTCATGCAATCGAATCGCACAAGATGCTTATCGCTTGGATTTTTGCGGTCGCGTCGATTATTGCCCTCGGTTATTTTTTCCACGGTCAGAAGATTGTGTTCTCGGGTATTGCGGAAGCTGCGGAAACGACTGTCAGTATGCCGGAAGCGGTAGAAGTCGTGAAAATTCACGTGATTCCTGGTCAGGAAGTTCAGGCGGGCGATACGCTTGTGGAACTCAGCCGTCCGGATCTTGCTGTGCGTATGAACGAGCTTACCCGTGAACTCGACGCTCTCGAAGGCCGTACCAATTTGAATTCGGCGGACATCGATCAGAAAGTGGCGAGCATTCAATCGGATTTGAACATCAAGCGCAATACGATTCTTCTTGAAATTGACAAGCTCAGTCAGCAGTACGAACAGAACAAGGCGATTTCTTCGAAGCTCAAGAGCATTTCGACTTCGATCAAGACAGACAGCTCGAATGGTATTCTGCTTTCCATTCGCAATCTGAAGCAGGAATTGAAAATTGCGGAATCGAATGCCGCTTCCCAGATCCGTCTTCTGCGCGGTAGCAAGGGCCTTGCAAAGTCCAGCAACAAGACGGAAGCCGAAGCGCTCCGCCGCGAAATGGACATCCTGAAGCAGCAACAGCAGGAACTGACGATCATCGCCAAGGAAGGCTGGGTCGTGGCGACTGTGGAAGCGCGTGACGGCGAAAAAATTTCGAGCTACAACCCGATCATCACTTTGACGCACAAGGCGGTGACTCTCGTGCGCGGCTACATCAACGAAAAGGTGTACACCCGCATCCAGGTCGGTGACGCGATCGAAGTGATCAGCGGTTCCGGTGAACGCATGGATGGTGAAGTGCTTGGAATGTCGAGCCGCATCGTTCCGTATCCGATCCGTTTGCTTAAGATGGTCGATATGCCGCTCTACGGTCGTGAAGTGATGATTCGCGTTCCGGACAAGAACGGTCTCCTTCTCGGCGAAAAAGTGACGATTGCGGAAAAAAGCAAAATGCCGAAGATCTTGGAAAACTCTGCGATCCAGGGAGGTCAGGAATGA
- a CDS encoding cyclic nucleotide-binding domain-containing protein — translation MTAHSSIGDWISASYEREVPFLQQIPRESADFFLLNSQIREYEAGDVIITGDREGESFCVLQSGRAQICGQMMANGRCNSLGWLEAGACFGEMSILCNEKTSNTVVALEDCTVLHLSRDSFIKFLEKNPSIMVCLYKIAADRLRAKNQALDEFESLSLLASAKVLPFIDFAQTLEKSRVTGTVLFECNGETGFIAFKEGRICCAKSGRLAGPDALELMLSWSDNTLFKLDTHLMPDTINISQQSDTTSLILDALRNIDEKQSQQKN, via the coding sequence ATGACAGCTCATTCTAGTATCGGTGATTGGATTTCAGCTTCTTATGAAAGAGAAGTTCCCTTTCTGCAACAGATTCCGCGTGAATCCGCTGACTTCTTTTTGCTGAATTCCCAGATTCGTGAATATGAAGCGGGTGATGTGATTATTACGGGCGATCGCGAAGGCGAATCGTTCTGCGTGTTGCAGAGCGGCCGTGCGCAAATTTGCGGTCAAATGATGGCAAATGGACGTTGTAATTCGTTGGGCTGGCTCGAAGCGGGCGCATGCTTCGGTGAAATGTCGATTCTTTGCAACGAGAAGACGAGCAATACCGTCGTCGCTTTGGAAGACTGCACCGTGTTGCACCTTTCCCGCGATTCGTTCATCAAGTTCCTTGAAAAGAATCCGAGCATCATGGTCTGCCTGTACAAGATTGCCGCAGACCGTCTCCGCGCCAAGAATCAGGCTCTCGACGAATTCGAAAGCCTTTCCCTTCTCGCAAGTGCCAAGGTCCTTCCGTTCATCGATTTTGCGCAAACTCTCGAAAAGAGCCGTGTGACGGGTACCGTTCTGTTTGAATGCAACGGTGAAACAGGCTTTATCGCGTTCAAGGAAGGCCGTATTTGCTGTGCAAAGAGCGGACGCCTTGCCGGTCCGGACGCTTTGGAACTCATGCTCTCTTGGAGCGATAATACCCTTTTTAAGTTGGACACGCACCTGATGCCGGATACGATCAACATCAGTCAGCAGTCCGATACGACCAGTTTAATTTTGGACGCTTTGAGAAATATCGACGAGAAGCAGTCCCAGCAAAAGAATTAA
- the purM gene encoding phosphoribosylformylglycinamidine cyclo-ligase, whose product MNYADAGVSLSRADEAMVGVKKSVRSTFNQCVLGDVGNFGGLFTLKHLGLKDPVLVSSVDGVGTKLKVDIEMNTPTLPGQDIVNHCCNDILVQGARPLFFLDYVAMGALDPQVMTGIVEGMSKACRENDMVLIGGETAEMPGMYTVGDYDISGTIVGVVERENIIDGSRIHPGTKILGLPSTGLHTNGYSLARKALFDVAGYKVDSRVEGLDKTIGEALTVPHRSYYKSLIDLTNAKKLDGLVHVTGSGFQGNIPRILPDNVDVVIDRTSWKVPKIFQLIQEAGSVEKDEMYSTFNMGIGMLLFVDDANMADVEAHLKAKNEPFYHVGEVVEGSKKVLFRD is encoded by the coding sequence ATGAATTATGCAGACGCAGGTGTTTCCCTTTCTCGTGCAGACGAGGCAATGGTCGGCGTGAAGAAGTCCGTCCGTTCCACGTTCAACCAGTGCGTGCTGGGTGACGTTGGCAACTTCGGTGGCCTCTTCACTCTGAAGCATCTTGGTCTCAAGGATCCGGTCCTTGTGAGCTCTGTGGATGGTGTCGGTACGAAGCTCAAGGTCGACATCGAAATGAACACCCCGACGCTCCCGGGCCAGGACATTGTGAACCACTGCTGCAACGATATTCTCGTTCAGGGTGCACGTCCGCTCTTCTTCCTCGACTACGTTGCCATGGGCGCTCTTGACCCGCAGGTGATGACGGGCATCGTGGAAGGCATGTCCAAGGCTTGCCGTGAAAACGACATGGTCTTGATTGGTGGTGAAACCGCTGAAATGCCGGGCATGTACACGGTCGGCGATTACGATATTTCTGGCACGATCGTCGGTGTTGTCGAACGCGAAAACATCATCGATGGCTCTCGCATTCATCCGGGTACAAAGATTCTCGGTCTTCCGTCTACCGGTCTTCACACGAACGGTTACTCCCTCGCCCGTAAGGCTCTCTTCGATGTCGCCGGCTACAAGGTGGATTCCCGCGTGGAAGGCCTCGACAAGACGATCGGCGAAGCTCTCACGGTTCCGCACCGCAGCTATTACAAGAGTCTCATCGATCTCACGAATGCGAAGAAGCTCGACGGCCTCGTACACGTGACGGGTTCGGGCTTCCAGGGCAACATTCCGCGTATCCTCCCGGACAACGTGGACGTCGTGATCGATCGAACCTCTTGGAAGGTTCCGAAGATTTTCCAGCTCATCCAGGAAGCGGGCTCTGTCGAAAAGGACGAAATGTACAGCACGTTCAACATGGGCATCGGTATGCTCCTCTTCGTGGACGACGCTAACATGGCTGATGTAGAAGCTCACCTCAAGGCGAAGAACGAACCGTTCTACCATGTCGGTGAAGTTGTCGAAGGTTCCAAGAAGGTTCTCTTCCGCGACTAA
- the nhaA gene encoding Na+/H+ antiporter NhaA, with translation MEEKEVLGTKVPLQAIDKFVAPVQRFLKIESTAGIGLIAVTIIALLWANLSNETYLAFWSLPFNFTIGPWSIDKALHHAPTLGWLVNDALMTIFFFSVGLEVKGEIVHGELHDMRKALLPVLAAIGGMIFPAVIYLVICPGEAHHGWGIPMATDIAFTVGCMALLGTRIPHGLRVMILTLAIADDIGSIIVVAVGYSSGVQWSALGIAVIFLTLTWLSFRLGIRNLFVHGVLAVISWFCFVQSGVHPTICGVIIGLLTPVAPMVKRAYMDQLIVTVGDAVKENRPMTNDQRKEVLAMLEKTSRESGSLQGRLNTHLQPWVNFVIMPLFALANAGVVIEPSAVSLVTLSVALGLVIGKPLGIFLVSFAAIKAKICMLPTGVNWKILLGGGMLAGIGFTMSLFVAGLAFGDPAHATYLAGAKVGILTGSFASAIFGILFMKIVSKPTNTPEESSSDAVEPV, from the coding sequence ATGGAAGAAAAAGAAGTCCTTGGTACAAAGGTTCCGTTGCAGGCAATCGACAAGTTCGTGGCGCCGGTGCAGCGATTCTTGAAAATTGAATCGACGGCTGGTATCGGTCTCATTGCCGTGACGATTATCGCGCTTTTGTGGGCGAACCTTTCAAATGAAACGTATCTCGCTTTTTGGTCACTTCCGTTCAATTTTACGATTGGACCGTGGAGCATCGATAAGGCTCTTCACCATGCGCCGACCCTCGGCTGGCTTGTGAACGATGCCTTGATGACGATTTTCTTCTTCTCGGTCGGCCTTGAAGTGAAAGGCGAAATCGTTCACGGTGAATTGCACGATATGCGCAAGGCTCTTTTGCCTGTGCTCGCGGCAATCGGCGGTATGATATTCCCGGCGGTTATCTACTTGGTGATTTGCCCGGGTGAAGCTCACCACGGTTGGGGCATTCCGATGGCGACGGATATTGCGTTTACGGTCGGCTGTATGGCGCTTCTCGGTACGCGTATTCCGCATGGTTTGCGAGTGATGATTTTGACGCTTGCGATTGCGGACGATATCGGTTCGATTATCGTGGTGGCTGTGGGTTATTCGAGCGGTGTGCAGTGGAGCGCCTTGGGCATTGCCGTTATCTTCCTCACTTTGACCTGGCTTTCGTTCCGCTTGGGCATTCGCAACCTGTTTGTGCACGGCGTACTGGCGGTTATCTCTTGGTTCTGCTTTGTGCAGAGCGGTGTGCATCCGACCATTTGCGGTGTGATCATTGGTCTTTTGACTCCGGTGGCTCCGATGGTGAAGCGCGCTTACATGGATCAGTTGATTGTGACGGTTGGCGACGCGGTGAAGGAAAACCGCCCGATGACAAACGACCAGCGTAAGGAAGTGCTTGCGATGCTCGAAAAGACTTCCCGTGAAAGCGGTTCGTTGCAGGGCCGTTTGAATACGCATTTGCAGCCGTGGGTGAACTTTGTGATTATGCCGCTCTTCGCTTTGGCGAATGCGGGCGTGGTTATTGAACCGAGCGCGGTGAGCCTCGTTACGCTTTCCGTGGCGCTAGGCCTTGTGATCGGTAAGCCGCTCGGCATTTTCCTTGTGTCTTTTGCTGCGATCAAGGCGAAGATCTGTATGCTTCCGACCGGTGTGAACTGGAAAATCCTTTTGGGTGGCGGTATGCTTGCGGGTATCGGCTTTACGATGTCTCTCTTTGTGGCAGGCCTTGCCTTTGGCGATCCGGCGCATGCGACGTATCTTGCCGGTGCGAAGGTCGGTATCTTGACAGGCAGCTTTGCTTCGGCGATTTTCGGCATCCTCTTTATGAAGATTGTTTCGAAGCCGACGAACACGCCTGAGGAATCCAGCAGTGACGCCGTGGAACCCGTTTAA
- a CDS encoding TolC family protein has protein sequence MKTLAWCGILVACAVAEPLTWDKLVASADEDPVIQASQKKQTAIGGRSCTRLWDDLEFEYTLDGFGFLEHDFELKIKPKAFGEGSADEAYWKSQVEYQRALMNYDRSAVMFERYEHALRYVLRQQIRLIHEQLAQIAADRIEVLQALAGSETFRLQDLVTAMEEQAAISAKLVADSNSMNDSKLKLLSFVKGYDSVSIDSNFLPTIDELKSILKDMPMDAEKYADVAAAKAKWLVNEKKAGQDAAGERNFISKIGVGYKYVHAKYKYKWVTQSCSGSSCTEEWQLQRTDDDRRTQDKFYASVAIRLPFFSGNDNSNLKRQIDVLESERDYQEAKRDLSQKVERLREEILGLIAERDVQQKFVEQVDQGALFEDFATKAGNDPLLLLRAKESSLQSQLKIVQLDMDIFTIYLDMLDRMGALARTDVTNHLKAGPAK, from the coding sequence ATGAAAACTTTAGCTTGGTGCGGGATTCTCGTGGCATGCGCTGTCGCGGAGCCTCTCACGTGGGACAAGCTCGTTGCGTCTGCGGATGAAGATCCCGTTATTCAGGCTTCGCAAAAGAAGCAGACTGCTATCGGGGGCCGTTCTTGCACCAGACTTTGGGATGATCTCGAGTTTGAATATACGCTCGACGGTTTTGGATTCCTTGAACATGATTTCGAGTTGAAGATCAAGCCGAAGGCGTTTGGCGAAGGATCCGCGGATGAAGCTTACTGGAAGAGCCAGGTGGAGTATCAGCGTGCGCTGATGAACTACGACCGTTCCGCAGTGATGTTTGAACGTTATGAACACGCTCTGCGTTACGTGCTGCGCCAGCAGATCCGTTTGATCCATGAACAGCTCGCTCAGATCGCCGCGGACCGCATTGAAGTCTTGCAGGCGCTGGCGGGTTCTGAAACCTTTCGTTTGCAGGACCTGGTGACGGCGATGGAAGAACAGGCTGCGATCAGTGCAAAGCTCGTGGCGGATTCGAACTCGATGAACGATTCGAAACTCAAGCTCCTTTCGTTTGTGAAGGGATACGATTCCGTTTCGATCGATTCGAATTTTCTTCCGACGATAGATGAGCTGAAGAGTATTCTGAAGGACATGCCGATGGATGCGGAAAAGTACGCCGACGTCGCCGCCGCGAAAGCCAAGTGGCTGGTGAACGAAAAGAAGGCGGGCCAGGACGCGGCCGGTGAACGCAATTTCATTTCGAAGATCGGCGTCGGCTACAAGTACGTGCATGCAAAGTACAAGTACAAATGGGTGACGCAGTCCTGCTCTGGTTCTTCTTGCACAGAAGAATGGCAGTTGCAGCGTACCGACGACGACCGCAGAACTCAAGACAAGTTCTATGCCTCTGTCGCTATTCGTTTGCCGTTCTTCTCGGGAAACGACAATTCAAACCTCAAGCGCCAGATTGACGTTCTCGAAAGCGAACGCGACTACCAGGAAGCGAAGCGCGATTTGAGCCAGAAGGTGGAACGCTTGCGTGAAGAAATCCTCGGCTTAATCGCGGAACGCGATGTGCAGCAGAAGTTCGTGGAACAGGTGGACCAGGGCGCGCTCTTCGAAGACTTTGCGACGAAGGCGGGCAACGATCCTCTTCTTCTTTTGCGCGCCAAGGAAAGCTCCTTGCAGAGCCAGCTGAAGATTGTTCAGCTCGATATGGACATCTTTACCATCTACTTGGATATGCTCGACAGAATGGGTGCGCTTGCGCGTACCGATGTGACGAATCATTTGAAAGCGGGACCTGCAAAATGA
- a CDS encoding polyphosphate polymerase domain-containing protein has translation MSEARGFSLLERFELKYHIPVSLADEIGEFLKPYCEEDYYSKITPGKFYWITNLYLDSPRWTFLGWKKAGLLDRFNMRVRTYGEHPADDGFFHFECKRKIGRVCYKSRGTIKGVNPSFVWEHPEEEWPCKTDQDRKYIREFLNKTWLHNAHPRLLTQYKRRAWFGTREEYSRVTIDMGMRFREENGFDYTVNPQEMWSTGIPRFFQKDCNAVLELKCPALQVPYWMLDLIRRFNLKHGAFSKFGNAAAEWKRVYEKPKDFRDARFPYLAGNFEDSKEIFA, from the coding sequence ATGAGTGAAGCGCGCGGATTCAGCCTGCTCGAAAGATTCGAGCTCAAGTATCATATTCCAGTATCACTCGCCGACGAGATAGGCGAGTTCTTGAAGCCGTACTGTGAAGAGGACTACTATTCCAAAATCACACCGGGTAAATTCTATTGGATTACGAATTTGTACCTGGATTCGCCGCGCTGGACTTTCCTCGGCTGGAAAAAGGCGGGGCTATTGGACCGTTTCAACATGCGCGTCCGCACGTATGGGGAACATCCGGCCGATGACGGCTTTTTTCACTTTGAATGCAAACGCAAAATCGGACGTGTCTGCTACAAGAGCCGTGGAACCATCAAAGGCGTAAATCCTTCCTTTGTCTGGGAACACCCGGAAGAGGAATGGCCGTGCAAAACGGACCAGGACCGCAAATACATCCGCGAATTCTTGAACAAGACGTGGCTGCACAATGCACATCCGAGACTGCTCACGCAGTACAAGCGTCGCGCCTGGTTCGGCACTCGCGAAGAATATTCCCGTGTGACGATCGATATGGGAATGCGCTTCCGCGAAGAAAACGGCTTCGATTATACCGTGAATCCGCAGGAAATGTGGTCTACGGGTATTCCGAGATTCTTCCAAAAGGACTGCAATGCTGTGCTTGAACTCAAATGTCCGGCTTTGCAGGTACCTTATTGGATGCTCGATTTGATTCGTCGTTTTAATTTAAAGCATGGCGCATTTTCTAAGTTCGGAAATGCAGCTGCCGAATGGAAACGCGTTTACGAAAAGCCGAAGGACTTCCGCGATGCGCGCTTCCCATATTTGGCAGGTAACTTTGAAGATTCGAAGGAGATCTTTGCATGA
- a CDS encoding DUF4956 domain-containing protein — protein MLDLLTVQSSAAYPTVITMAYTLLLAFVCSTAIGFTYEHTFLGLSYSRNFVQALVLSSVVAATVMQAIGDNVGRGLGMLGALSIVRFRTSFKDPRDIMFLFAALGAGIGCGVFAWGIAAGGTLTFCVIAFVLSRSGLGTKNFFDGMLRFAMPNNSESRAQLEKIMRANIKTFVLITMREVDGGERIDVAYQVRLRRKRPANEVLKELTLVPGISDIHFMMQDATTEV, from the coding sequence ATGTTAGATCTTCTCACAGTCCAATCTAGCGCAGCTTATCCGACCGTTATTACGATGGCGTACACGCTGCTTCTCGCTTTCGTCTGTTCTACAGCGATTGGTTTTACCTATGAACATACCTTCCTCGGTCTTTCGTATTCGAGGAATTTTGTGCAGGCGCTCGTGTTGAGCTCCGTGGTAGCAGCTACGGTGATGCAGGCGATCGGTGATAATGTGGGTCGTGGTCTCGGTATGCTCGGTGCGCTTTCCATCGTTCGATTCAGAACGAGCTTCAAGGATCCGCGCGATATCATGTTCCTGTTTGCGGCACTCGGCGCGGGCATCGGCTGCGGTGTGTTTGCCTGGGGTATCGCTGCGGGTGGAACCTTGACCTTTTGTGTAATCGCTTTTGTGCTTTCCCGTTCGGGACTCGGTACCAAGAATTTCTTCGACGGTATGCTCCGTTTTGCAATGCCGAATAATTCGGAATCCCGCGCTCAGTTAGAAAAGATTATGCGGGCGAATATCAAGACATTTGTGCTGATTACGATGCGAGAGGTGGACGGAGGAGAACGCATTGATGTAGCCTACCAGGTTCGACTGCGCCGCAAGCGCCCGGCAAATGAAGTGCTGAAGGAGCTGACTCTGGTCCCGGGCATTTCGGACATTCACTTCATGATGCAAGACGCGACGACGGAAGTGTAG
- a CDS encoding NYN domain-containing protein, whose protein sequence is MLESKFQGNTAPLKVGLFVDGFTMRKVNEYYRSANPECSGINFLGLKHWVAVQASRYFWPGHAIEMMAHYYHPYRNPEEDNDYRHRGMMYFSDELKKAGYDVHFAGVNYANDLCPNLELKEDVMLYAQYHQLHALVLVSTQGQFATVPQTLASMGIQTLLLGWNFVYHNRDREVHWHTDQDLRRAATYFVPMEQIMKKASTDVLAQELFLSPRLKIKAYREVSSGFPRGTSRLPLRQ, encoded by the coding sequence ATGTTAGAATCCAAATTCCAAGGTAACACAGCCCCGCTCAAAGTGGGGCTTTTCGTCGATGGCTTTACCATGCGCAAGGTCAACGAATATTACCGGAGTGCAAATCCGGAATGTTCGGGCATCAACTTTTTAGGATTAAAGCATTGGGTCGCCGTTCAAGCGAGCCGCTACTTTTGGCCCGGACATGCAATCGAAATGATGGCGCATTATTACCATCCCTACCGCAATCCCGAAGAGGATAACGATTACCGCCACCGCGGCATGATGTACTTTTCGGACGAGCTCAAGAAGGCTGGCTACGACGTGCATTTCGCAGGTGTCAATTATGCGAACGACCTTTGCCCAAACTTAGAACTCAAAGAAGATGTAATGCTGTATGCGCAGTACCATCAGCTACACGCTCTTGTGCTTGTAAGTACGCAAGGACAGTTCGCCACCGTTCCGCAGACGCTTGCATCCATGGGAATCCAGACGCTTCTGCTCGGCTGGAACTTTGTCTATCACAACCGCGACCGCGAAGTCCACTGGCACACAGATCAGGACTTGAGACGTGCCGCCACTTACTTTGTACCGATGGAACAGATTATGAAAAAAGCCAGCACCGATGTGCTGGCTCAAGAACTCTTTCTATCTCCGAGATTGAAGATTAAAGCTTATCGCGAAGTTTCTTCTGGTTTTCCGAGAGGAACGTCCAGGTTACCTTTGCGCCAATAA